Proteins from a single region of Canis aureus isolate CA01 chromosome 26, VMU_Caureus_v.1.0, whole genome shotgun sequence:
- the RBM38 gene encoding RNA-binding protein 38 isoform X2 produces the protein MLLQPAPCAPSAGFPRPPAAPGAMHGSQKDTTFTKIFVGGLPYHTTDASLRKYFEGFGDIEEAVVITDRQTGKSRGYGFVTMADRAAAERACKDPNPNIDGRKANVNLAYLGAKPRSLQTGFAIGVQQLHPTLIQRTYGAAWGLASRVPPVLFVFVDALGASPSRGAHSATFAVPWAGPCCQ, from the exons ATGCTGCTGCAGCCCGCGCCGTGCGCCCCGAGCGCGGGCTTCCCGcggcccccggccgcccccggcgCCATGCACGGCTCGCAGAAGGACACCACGTTCACCAAGATCTTCGTGGGCGGCCTGCCCTACCACACCACCGACGCCTCGCTCAGGAAGTACTTCGAGGGCTTCGGGGACATCGAGGAGGCCGTGGTCATCACCGACCGCCAGACGGGCAAGTCCCGCGGCTACGGCTTC GTGACCATGGCCGACCGGGCGGCGGCCGAGAGAGCTTGCAAAGACCCGAACCCCAACATCGACGGCCGCAAGGCCAATGTGAACCTGGCGTATCTGGGCGCCAAGCCGAGGAGCCTCCAGACGG GCTTTGCCATCGGCGTGCAGCAGCTGCACCCCACCTTGATCCAGCGGACTTATGG ggctgcctggggccTTGCTTCTAGGGTCCCTCCTGTCCTCTTTGTCTTCGTCGACGCCCTCGGTGCATCGCCCTCACGTGGTGCTCACTCAGCCACGTTCGCCgtgccctgggctgggccctgctgtcaatga
- the RBM38 gene encoding RNA-binding protein 38 isoform X1 has protein sequence MLLQPAPCAPSAGFPRPPAAPGAMHGSQKDTTFTKIFVGGLPYHTTDASLRKYFEGFGDIEEAVVITDRQTGKSRGYGFVTMADRAAAERACKDPNPNIDGRKANVNLAYLGAKPRSLQTGFAIGVQQLHPTLIQRTYGLTPHYIYPQAIVQPSVVIPAAPVPSLSSPYIEYTPASPAYAQYPPAAFDQYPYAASPATAAGFVGYGYPAALPQALSAAAPAGTAFVQYQPPQLQPDRMQ, from the exons ATGCTGCTGCAGCCCGCGCCGTGCGCCCCGAGCGCGGGCTTCCCGcggcccccggccgcccccggcgCCATGCACGGCTCGCAGAAGGACACCACGTTCACCAAGATCTTCGTGGGCGGCCTGCCCTACCACACCACCGACGCCTCGCTCAGGAAGTACTTCGAGGGCTTCGGGGACATCGAGGAGGCCGTGGTCATCACCGACCGCCAGACGGGCAAGTCCCGCGGCTACGGCTTC GTGACCATGGCCGACCGGGCGGCGGCCGAGAGAGCTTGCAAAGACCCGAACCCCAACATCGACGGCCGCAAGGCCAATGTGAACCTGGCGTATCTGGGCGCCAAGCCGAGGAGCCTCCAGACGG GCTTTGCCATCGGCGTGCAGCAGCTGCACCCCACCTTGATCCAGCGGACTTATGG GCTGACCCCCCACTACATCTATCCGCAAGCCATCGTCCAGCCCAGTGTGGTGATCCCGGCTGCCCCGGTCCCGTCGCTGTCCTCGCCCTACATCGAGTACACGCCGGCCAGCCCGGCCTACGCCCAGTACCCGCCGGCCGCCTTTGACCAGTACCCGTACGCCGCCTCGCCCGCCACGGCCGCCGGCTTCGTGGGCTACGGCTACCCGGCCGCCCTGCCCCAGGCGCTGTCGGCCGCGGCCCCCGCGGGCACCGCCTTCGTGCAGTACCAGCCTCCGCAGCTGCAGCCCGACAGGATGCAGTGA